The DNA sequence AAGTTCAGCATGACCCGACATCGCTAGTTTATTGACCCGACACTAGCCTGTTATTTTCAGAAATTTCTGGTACGCTGCTTCCCAATCGCCTTTGTTTTCAGGTAAAAACTCTTCGATTTGAATGGACTCGCGAATAATTTGACGCATCTCAGACAAAGAATCGACACAGCCGGCAGTTTTTGCCTGAATCATGATATTGCCGATAGCCGTGGCTTCTGACGGTCCGGCTAATACCGGTATGCCAATCGCATTGGCAGTCCATTGGTTGAGCAATGGGTTTTTGGAGCCTCCACCAATGACATGAAGTTTTTCGATGGTAAAAGGCGCCAGATTAATAAACTTCCCCAATACATATTTATACCTAAGCGATAAGCTTTCGAAAATACAGCGAACAAATTCGGCATGGGTCGAAGGGGCGGTTTGGCCAGATGCGATACAATAATCAACAATGGCTTTTGTCATACTGACCGGATTAGCAAATGACGCGTGATCAGAATCAATCAACGACTGAAATGCAGGCGCCGATTCGGCCATGTGAACCAACTTTTCGTAGGCATACGTGATGCCCTCTCTTTTCCATTCTTTCAGGCATTGTTCGAGGAGCCACATCCCGGTAATGTTCTTCAGGAAACGCGTTGTTCCTTCTATTCCGCCTTCATTCGTGAAATTAAGCGCATAAGTTTCGTCGTTTATAATCGCATCTTTTACCTCAATTCCCATTAGCGACCATGTTCCTGAACTCAGGTAAGCGAAACGTTCATTTTCAGCCGGAATAGCAGCAACTGCTGAAGCAGTATCGTGACCTGCAACAGCAACAACAGGTACTTTACCCAATTCGCTTTCGTCGGCTAAGTCATCGGTAAGTGTACCAATGCGATGACCTGGCATAACGATTTCACCCAACATCGACGGAGAAATACCAGCGGCTTCGAGCAATTGAGACTCGAACTGCTTTGTCCTCGGATTTAATATCTGCGAGGTGGAGGCGATGGTATATTCAACCACTTTATTTCCGGTGAGCAAATAAGCCAGAGCATCGGGCATAAACAACACTTCTGAAGCGGCTTCCAAAAGTGAGTTACCTGCTTGTTTCAAGGCAAACAACTGGTATAAACTGTTGAAATTCATCACCTGTATTCCGGTGAGTCCATAAACTTTTTCGCGTGGAATGATTTCGAAGTATTTTTCGGGCATTCCGTCGGTGTGCGGATCGCGATAGGCATACGGAGCGCCAAGAATAGTTCCGTCTTTAGCAATCAATGCAAAATCAACTCCCCAGGTATCAATGCCAATCGACGAAATTTCAACACATTCTTTTTTAACTTCAGCCAAGGCTACTTTAAAATGTTCGAATAACGAATAAATGTTCCAATGAAAATGATCGCCTATCTGAAGCATCTGATTTGGAAACCTTGTTAACTCCTTCATTTGAAGCCTTCCATTATCAAGAGTTCCAAGTATAGAGCGTCCGCTGGTGGCTCCAAGGTCGAATGCCAGAAACGATTTATTTTTCATTCTTAAATGGCTTAGTTAAATTTTATCTATTATGACTTTATTATCTATTTTTGTAAGTGTAAAACTACATACTAATTAATGCCTACTTATATTAGAAATGATTCTTTATTTGCACAAAATGACACTACATTAGATGTTATAAAATAGGTTTATTAGATGAGGTGACAATAAAAAACCGGGTTGCAATTAAAAGTGATTTGGGGATCTGAAAATTTGAAATGAAGAGGAATGGATAAATGGTTGTATGGCTAAATGGTTAAAATGAATAAATAACAATTTGACACTACAACAATTTAGTCCTGTTGAAATATGGAACGTTGAAATTGAAACTCAATTTATGCCAAACGAATCGTTTGTAAAATATATTCACGCGGGTTCACTCGATAAAGAATGGGGATTGTTCCTGACTGGCGCGGGATATGCACAAATTCCGCCGACGACTGTTTACCCGCCAAATGTGCACCCCAGCGGTTATTTCTTCACCTGGGGAAAAGGACGTGTGCTTCAGGAATACCAGATCAATTACATTACTGAGGGCTCCGGAACGTTTGAGACGAGTACTGATCAGTTTCAGGTAGTACCCGGTTCGATCCTGATTTTGCGTCCGGGAATGTGGCACCGCTACAAACCCGATTCCAATACCGGGTGGAGCGAACATTACCTTGGATTTAACGGCGATTTTTGTTCGCACCTGTTTAACGAGGGATTTTTTCAATCGGGCAAGCCTGTCATGTATGTGGGCTTTCAGGAAAATATCCTGAAGTTATTCCTTGAAATTATCCAATTGGTAAAAGATGAGAAAACAGGCCATCAACAAGTTGCCGCAGCAAATACGATTTTAATTCTTAGCAAGATTCTATCGGTAGTTCGTAACCAGGAGTTCGCCGGGAAAAGCATAGAGCGCACCATTCGGAAAGCCTGTTTGCATTTCAGGGAAAACCTTAATACCAATGTTAATATTGAAGAGTTGGCCAAAGAGTTAAATGTTGGATATTCCTACTTCAGGCAAATGTTCAGGAAATACACAGGTATTCCGCCAACCCAATACCATTTATCGCTCAGGATACAAAAGGCTAAAGACTTGCTGGTTTCAACCGATCAAAGTTTCAAGGAAATTGCCATCGACCTCGGATTTGAATCGTATTTTTATTTTTCACGAATTTTTAAGGACAAGACCGGAAAAAGCCCGATGGAATTCAGGAAAGAACATCACCAACAAAATTGAGGCATTGTGTCCGATTAAAAGTAGAATATATTTTTCTGACCACGCTTTTCTTTGTACGCCCCTTTTCGAACCACTTTCACAATAGAACGCCGGTTTACTTCGTGCTGTTCTTCAGTACATTCAACCCCATTGGCGCATTTATTCAGCAAACGTGTCTCACCGTATCCGTGGTACAAAAGGCGTTTCGGGTCAATTCCTTTGGAAACCACATAATCGAAAGCAGCCTTAGCCCGCTTTTTCGAAAGCAACATATTGTAATCATCGCTACCGCGCGAATCGGTGTGCGATTCAATCCGGATTTCAAGATCCGGAAAATCTTTCAGCATGGCAATCAGCCGGTCAAGAGTAGCAGCAACATCAGGTTTGATATCTGATTGATCTAATCCATAGTTGATGTATTCCAGTTCGACGACCTGTAAAGCCTCCCCATCCTCTTCTTCCATGCTTTTTGGCGCAGGCGAATTATCGTCAGCTTCTATCTTTTGTTCCAGAAAAATCTCTGAGTAAGCTTCATCATTTGGCCGAAGTTTCGCTGTACCAATAACGACTTCGGTTTCGTTGTATAATTCTTTGGTTACATTAATCGTGTATTGTTGCCCCTTGTTTACTTCGAACTCGAACTGCCCATCGATGCGGGTGGTACTCGATGCAATGGTATTCCCGGCTTCGTTAATCACAGAAACTGTGGCATCAGAAAGTACGTCTTTTGTATCGCGATCCTTGACTACACCACGGATGATAACCGGAACCCGTTTGATCTTCAGAAAGTACAAATCGTCGTCACCCTTACCTCCCGAACGGTTTGAGGCAAAATAGCCTTTCACTCCGGTCGAGTCAAGTGCCAGCCCAAAATCATCTTTCGATGAATTAACCGGGTAGCCCATATTCTCGACACTATTAAAAATGCCCTGTTCAGGAACCGAGAAATAAATATCCAATGCCCCTAAACCACCATGTCCATCGCTTGAAAAATAGAGAACCCCATCGTTACTGATAAATGGGAAAAACTCGTTTCCTTCGGTATTAATTTTTGGCCCGAGATTAAAAGGTTTACTCCATTGTCCGTTCGAAAATACACTAAAGTAAATATCTGATTTTCCATAACCACCGGGCATATCAGAAGCAAAATACAATATCTTTCCTTCTTTGTCAATCGAGGGATGCCCCGCAGAATATTCGTCGCTGTTGTACCTAAAGCTACCGCTCAAATTCCATTCATTATCGTCCAGCTTTCCAAGAAATATCTTCAGGTTAACTACGCCTTCCCTACTTTTTGAAGTTTTCCCCTTCGCAAAATTATTCCGGGTTAAATAGATAATGTTGTTTTTCGAATCGATTGAAACCGGTCCGTCGTGGTAAGCAGTTTTCAGCTTTGGAGCAAAGGGCTCTACTGAATTCAGATCGCCATAGGGTCCTATTTTTGCTGAATACAACTTCAGATAGGGCAATTCATTCCACTTATAAGTCGCTCCTGCTTTAGTGCCTATTGAGGTTGATGAGAAAATAAGTTTGTCCTTATAGAAAGCTGGTCCCATGTCGGAACCGATTGTATTTATGGCGGTATTCAGGATTTCATAATTGGTAGAATCGCGCATCAGGAATTTAATGTATTCGAGGAGAGAAACCTGCAAATTAACGCGTCCGTCTTCAGGTCGTAAATCGGAGTATTCTTTTAGCCATTGCTCTGCAACCAGGTATTTACCATTGCTTTTCAACGCCTGCGAATAATTAAAAATATCTTCAGGAATGGCAACTTTGCGGTCGATTAATTTTTTGAGCCAACGTTCAACCTCTTCTGTATTTCCAACATTTCGGTTCGACTCTGCCAATCTCTTTACTACATAATTATCGGCAGTATCCTTTTCGTAGGCATATTCGTAAAGTCCAATTGCCTCAACAAATGCAAATTCATCAAAGCTTTTATCAGCAAGCTTAACGGTAAGCTTCTGGCTCAAACCTACCGTTGGTATGAATAAGATAAGAATTACTCCCCACAGAAATATTTTTGAAAGTCTTGCCATTCAATGATTCTTTGTACCCGAAAATAAACCATTCCATACAACGAATATCTGTACACCAAAATTAAAACCGACAAATCGACCCGAGAAAACTGGGCTAGAAATATCTTGGTGATCTAACTCTGCCGCGTCCAAAGTCGAAATCGAAGGTTACCATAATTTCATGTGTTCCGTTGCTAAAAGCTCCCAATTTATTGATTGGAAGATCGTAGGAATATCCGAATTTTAACTGATCGGTGACCTGAAGTTGAAATAATCCTCCAAATGAATCTCCAACCCGATACATACCTCCCAACCAAAGACGGTCATAAAATAAAAATGTACCCGTTAAATCTAACCCAACAGGGGCATTGTTAACATATTTGGTTAAAATGGATGGTTTAAATTTAACAATTCTATTTACATCAAATACATAGCCCGCCATAAAAAAAATGTGTACCTGTTCCTTGCTGATACTCTGCGTGGAAACGCCATTTTTATTGATTCTGTTTTCAATTAATTTTGGAAGTGAGAGTCCAAAATAATATTTAGGAGTATAATAAAAAGCTCCAACACCGAAGTTTGGTAAAAATTTACGGTTAATATCATTGGCGAAAACCGGGTCATCCGGATCGTTGGTAGTTAAGTCTGAAAGGCCAGCATCAAAAAAATTGACTCCCCCTTTTAGTCCCAGAGAAAGACTTCTGCGGCGACTAAAACTGAGCGTAAAAGAATAATCGATATAAAGTCCTGTCTGTTTTACAGGGTCTACCTGATCGCTCAAAAACGAAAAGCCTAAACCCATTTTTGTGCCGACAACAGGAAAATTCATCGAAAATGAGCGGGTGACGGGTGCCCCAGGCATAGATACCCATTGATTGCGCGAAACGACCATCATGCTCAACACATCTTTTGATCCGGCATAAGCAGGATTAAGCGTAAGCAGATTTTCCATGTACTGCGTGTACATTGGATCTTGCTGCGCATACGATTCGAGGACACAAAACAATAGTACAATTACCGCGATAACTCGGGCAACCAATTGGTTTATTCGTTTTATGTATTTAGAATTACTCAATTTTTCATTTTGTTTTTAATGTCTTCAGTTTTTTATCCGAGTTTCCAATTTTTACTTTAGGCGCTTTTTCATCGATCGAGATAAATGGCACCATTTATTTTTTCTTTTCCATCCAGTTTCAGCACATAAAAATAAGTGCCTGTAGGAACCGAGCCTGAACCAACCCGAACACCCTGTCCGGCTTTTCCATCCCAGAATCCGCTTTTACCCTGACCTTCTCCATAATTGTCCGATCGGTAAACCACATTACCCCAACGGTTGAAGATTTCAATTTGCACTGTTTTATATTTGGCTATTCCTTTTATTTCGAATTTATCGTTGATGCCATCACCATTGGGAGAAAAAGCTTCAGGAATAAAGAATGGTGCATCGCTAACCAAAACCAATACGGTTGCCTGATCGCAATGCTCGAAATAGTCACAGATAGAATAGATAAAATTATCAGATCCAGTATAATACTGATTGGGTAAATAAGAAACCAGCGAATCGCCTACCACGGTTGCGATACCATTTTGTGGCGCGGTTACTATTTTCAATGTGGCCGGGTTTAATTCTCCCTTGGGCATGTCGTTGGCCAGTACATTAATATCAACAGCAAAATTCAACTTAGTTGATGAAGTATCCATCACTGCTTGAGTATATAAGCCAACCCAAACCGAATCCTGACTGGTA is a window from the Aquipluma nitroreducens genome containing:
- a CDS encoding AraC family transcriptional regulator translates to MTLQQFSPVEIWNVEIETQFMPNESFVKYIHAGSLDKEWGLFLTGAGYAQIPPTTVYPPNVHPSGYFFTWGKGRVLQEYQINYITEGSGTFETSTDQFQVVPGSILILRPGMWHRYKPDSNTGWSEHYLGFNGDFCSHLFNEGFFQSGKPVMYVGFQENILKLFLEIIQLVKDEKTGHQQVAAANTILILSKILSVVRNQEFAGKSIERTIRKACLHFRENLNTNVNIEELAKELNVGYSYFRQMFRKYTGIPPTQYHLSLRIQKAKDLLVSTDQSFKEIAIDLGFESYFYFSRIFKDKTGKSPMEFRKEHHQQN
- a CDS encoding rhamnulokinase, which translates into the protein MKNKSFLAFDLGATSGRSILGTLDNGRLQMKELTRFPNQMLQIGDHFHWNIYSLFEHFKVALAEVKKECVEISSIGIDTWGVDFALIAKDGTILGAPYAYRDPHTDGMPEKYFEIIPREKVYGLTGIQVMNFNSLYQLFALKQAGNSLLEAASEVLFMPDALAYLLTGNKVVEYTIASTSQILNPRTKQFESQLLEAAGISPSMLGEIVMPGHRIGTLTDDLADESELGKVPVVAVAGHDTASAVAAIPAENERFAYLSSGTWSLMGIEVKDAIINDETYALNFTNEGGIEGTTRFLKNITGMWLLEQCLKEWKREGITYAYEKLVHMAESAPAFQSLIDSDHASFANPVSMTKAIVDYCIASGQTAPSTHAEFVRCIFESLSLRYKYVLGKFINLAPFTIEKLHVIGGGSKNPLLNQWTANAIGIPVLAGPSEATAIGNIMIQAKTAGCVDSLSEMRQIIRESIQIEEFLPENKGDWEAAYQKFLKITG
- a CDS encoding OmpA family protein, with protein sequence MARLSKIFLWGVILILFIPTVGLSQKLTVKLADKSFDEFAFVEAIGLYEYAYEKDTADNYVVKRLAESNRNVGNTEEVERWLKKLIDRKVAIPEDIFNYSQALKSNGKYLVAEQWLKEYSDLRPEDGRVNLQVSLLEYIKFLMRDSTNYEILNTAINTIGSDMGPAFYKDKLIFSSTSIGTKAGATYKWNELPYLKLYSAKIGPYGDLNSVEPFAPKLKTAYHDGPVSIDSKNNIIYLTRNNFAKGKTSKSREGVVNLKIFLGKLDDNEWNLSGSFRYNSDEYSAGHPSIDKEGKILYFASDMPGGYGKSDIYFSVFSNGQWSKPFNLGPKINTEGNEFFPFISNDGVLYFSSDGHGGLGALDIYFSVPEQGIFNSVENMGYPVNSSKDDFGLALDSTGVKGYFASNRSGGKGDDDLYFLKIKRVPVIIRGVVKDRDTKDVLSDATVSVINEAGNTIASSTTRIDGQFEFEVNKGQQYTINVTKELYNETEVVIGTAKLRPNDEAYSEIFLEQKIEADDNSPAPKSMEEEDGEALQVVELEYINYGLDQSDIKPDVAATLDRLIAMLKDFPDLEIRIESHTDSRGSDDYNMLLSKKRAKAAFDYVVSKGIDPKRLLYHGYGETRLLNKCANGVECTEEQHEVNRRSIVKVVRKGAYKEKRGQKNIFYF
- a CDS encoding PorP/SprF family type IX secretion system membrane protein; amino-acid sequence: MSNSKYIKRINQLVARVIAVIVLLFCVLESYAQQDPMYTQYMENLLTLNPAYAGSKDVLSMMVVSRNQWVSMPGAPVTRSFSMNFPVVGTKMGLGFSFLSDQVDPVKQTGLYIDYSFTLSFSRRRSLSLGLKGGVNFFDAGLSDLTTNDPDDPVFANDINRKFLPNFGVGAFYYTPKYYFGLSLPKLIENRINKNGVSTQSISKEQVHIFFMAGYVFDVNRIVKFKPSILTKYVNNAPVGLDLTGTFLFYDRLWLGGMYRVGDSFGGLFQLQVTDQLKFGYSYDLPINKLGAFSNGTHEIMVTFDFDFGRGRVRSPRYF